In Phycisphaerae bacterium RAS2, the DNA window CATTCTCGTGGCCGAATTGACGCTTCTGGCGGCACTCGTCGTCACGCAGCGAAGGGCAGCGCCACGCGCCGAGTCAGTTTCGGCTGACGCGCAGCCCCTGGTGTTGGATTCGCCGCAGTTTTCGTTCTTCAAACACGCGGCCTGGATCACGATCGCCGTCTATTTCTGGCTGGCCTGGCAGAACGTCGGCACGGTGTTCATGACCTGGGACGCGGTCGGCTCATGGAACCCCTGGGGCGTCTGGTGGGCCAAAGGCAGCATCCCGCGCATCTGGGGCACGTATCCGCAGCTCATCCCGACGAGCTACTCGCTCACATATGTCTTCATGGGCAACACCCAGGTGCAATTCTTCGCGAAGGGCATGCTCGGGTTGTTCCCGCTCGGCGCGCTGCTGGCCATCTATGAACTGGGACGGCGGCAGCGCAGTGCCGGCACCCTCGCCGGCGTGACGCTCGCGGGCGTGTTGATGCACTACGTAAACGTCGCCAAGTTGGAGAACATGATGTTCTCCGGCTATGCCGACGTGCCGGTGTCCTTTTTCGTGACGATGGCGTTCTACTGTGTGCTGCGCGCGGGAGAAGAAGCCCGTGCCGAGCGCGGCGTCGGACGCGGCGCCACGCGACTGATCTGGCTCGGCGCGATGATGTGCGTCGCGGCGTGCGTGACCAAGCAAACCGGCATGTTCATGGCGGCCGTGTATCCGGTGCTGCTCTGGGGGCTGGTCCTGCGACCGGCGGGCGTGTCGATTCCTGACTCGGTCCGGCGGCTGTCGACCGCCTGCATGGTGATGGTCGCGCTCGCGGCGCCGTGGTACGTGTATCAGCGACACATGATCGCCACGGGCCAGGCCCAGGACAACTGGGACGAGCTGTTCACGAACCTGCACAAGGACCCGACATACGCCGGCCGCCTGCGGCATGGCATTCGCATACTTCGCGGGGCGCTGCCATTCAACGACGCGTTGGGGTGCCTCGCGGTGCTACACCTGTTCTCCCTGCTGCGCCGCAACACGCGATGGTTGTACGTTCTCGTGATCGCTCCGATGACGGTAATCTGGGCGGTGGGGTTCAGCTACAGCCTGCGCAATCTCGCGCTGGCCGTGCCGTTGATGGGGATGGCGGCGGGCGTGGGACTTGTGGAGCTGCTTGGTGTCGCGGGGCGGCTGGCCGCTCGATTTGCAGGAGCGGAGTTCAGTTGGAGCGCCAGCCCCGTCCTTCAGCAAGATGCCAAGCCACTGTTGAGTGCTTCGGGCGCGGGAGGCGTGGCCGAAGCGCATCCAACGAACGGCGCATGGGGTTGGGCAGGGGTGAAGCTTGCGATCCTGCTGATCGTCGTGGCGAGTTTCTCGCTGCCGCGAGATTGGCTGCTGGAACGCCAGACGGCCCTGCAACGCGAGGTCGGCGATCCATCGCTTAACAAAGTCCTTTACGAGTATCACGAGGGCCGGCCGCTGCGAGGGCTGATTTCCACGCACTACGCCGCGCTGAACTATCTGCCGGGTTTTGAGAGCCGCGCGATCGGCCTGCCGATGGGCAGCTTCGAGACGTATGAAAAACATCGGGCCCGGCCGGATGTGCATTACATCCTGATCCCCTCGTGGCTCGATCCGTCCTACAACCCGAAGATCGTCGAGGACGTTCGCCGCCGCATCGAATCGAAAGAATACAAGTGCATTTATGACAAGAACGCCTGGCTGTACGTTCGCAAGATGACGCCGACCGCATGGGAAATGGACGACGTGCTGGCCCAGGCCGAGGCGCACGTCGCCGCCCAGCGCTTCGACGAAGCCGTCGCGGTTCTCTCCGGCAAGCCGCTGGCGGAGGCCGAATCTCCCGGTCGAGCCTACTACCTCCTCGCCTACGGCATGCATCACAGTTGGGCTCGCTCGCGCGCCGGGCGAGAGCTGCCGACCTCGGCGGTGGATTACTACGCCAATGCGATCGACATGGGAATGCACGAGTTCTGGCCCCGGTATCAACGAGGGCTGTTGCTCGCACTTCTGGGCCGGCGCGAAGAGGCGATCAGCGACCTGACCCGCGCCGCCCGGATCGAGCCCGACCATGCCGGCGTGCGCAGCGCGCTCAAAGAGGTGCAGGCGGCGGCTGGCAAGAATGGAGCCTGATGCCATGGGCCGGTCCTCCGACAGCCCGCACGGCGTCTCGAATCAGGCTCCGACTCATTCCGCCGCCCCGCAACGGCGCGTCTCGCTCTTTGTCCCCTGCTACGTGGATCAGATGTTCCCGCGCGTCGCGCAATCAACCGTCAAGCTGCTGGATCGCCTCGGCGTTGCCTGCGAATACGACGCGCGGCAGACCTGCTGCGGCCAGCCCGCCTTCAACAGCGGCTACGCCGACGAAGCACGGCGCGTGGCCGAGCATTTCGTCCGTGTGTTCGCCGACTGCGAGACGATCGTCGCGCCGGGCGGATCGTGCGTGAGCATGGTTCGCAACCACTTCTCGCATGTGCTGGGCCGGGAGGAACGGGTGACGCATTGCGTGCGTGAGTTGTGCGAGTACGTTGTCAACGAGCTGGGGGTCACGAATGTCGGCGCGAGCCTGCCGGGGCGGGCGGCGCTGCACATGCCGTGTCACATGCTGCGCGAGCTGGATGGTGCGGGCCCCGTGCGCGAATTGTTGTCGCATGTGCGGGGACTGGAAATCGTCGATCTGCCCTGCGACACATGGTGCTGCGGCTTTGGCGGGACGTTCAGCGTGAAATACCCGGAGCTGTCGACCGCCATGGCAGAGACAAAGCTACAGCAGATGCGCGACGCAGGCGTGGAGTACCTGATCTCACCCGAGTCGAGCTGTCTCATGCAACTGGCCAGCGTCCTGCGGCGCGTCGAAGAACCGGCTCGCCAGGACCGTGCCCTGCGGACGATTCGCCCCTTTCACGTGGCGGAAGTGCTGGCCGGGTTGGGCACGTGCGCATAGTGTGATAGATCATCGCATTTAGCCGGCGAACTTGCTCGCCGCTGGACCTACGGTGAACCCTCGAATGCGAGACGACCACGCCGGGTTTGAAACCGCGAGCCGGGAGAAAGTTGCCGACCGCCGCCTGGCGATTCAGTTGCACGTCTCCACCGGCAATTCGCTGGCAAAAACGGCGTCGCTGATCGAGCAGACGCCGCAGTGGCAGGCCCTGCGCGCGCACGCGCGGCAGGTAAAACTGCACACGCTGACCCATCTGGACGAATACGTTCAACGTTTCGCGGCCGCCGCCGAGCGGAACGGCGCGACGGTCTCCTGGGCCGCGACCGGCGAAGACGCCTGCGCTCAAACGCTTGCGATCGCGCGGCAGCACGGCGTGCGGCGCATCACCAAGGCCAAGTCGATGACCAACGAGGAGATCGGCCTGAACGAGGCGCTGGAGGCCGGCGGGCTGGAGCCGGTTGAGACGGACTTCGGCGAAATGATCTGTCAGCTCGCGCACGTCGCGCCCAGTCACGTGACCGCGCCGATCATTCAATGGTCAATCGAAGAAGTCGCGCGGTTGCTGGCGCGCACGGGTTTTGTCGACGCGATTCCCCCCGAATTGCAGCCAGGCGGCGGCGCTCTCGATCGGTCGGCACGGTTGTCGGCGGCTGCGCGCCTTGTCGCCGCAGCGCGCGTTCGCCTGCGCGAGAAGTTCATGACGGCCGGCATGGGCATCAGCGGCGCGAACTTCGCCGTGGCTGATCGCGGCGCGCTGGTGCTCGTGGAGAACGAAGCCAACATCCGGCTGACGACGACGCTGCCGGGCGTTCACGTAGCCGTCGTCGGAATCGATAAGCTGATCCCTCGCACGGCCGACCTGGGCACGTTTCTGACGCTGCTCCCAGTCGCCGCGACGGGCCAACGACAGACGTCTTATGTCACGTTTCTGCGAAAGCCGCTGGGCCGCCTGCACATCATTCTGCTGGACAACGGCCGACTGAACGTGCTGGCCGACGAGCAGCATTTCGATCTGCTCTCATGCATCCGATGCGGCGCGTGCATGAACGCTTGCCCGGTGTATCGACATGTGTCGGGCCACGGGTACGAAGCGGTCTATCCGGGACCGATCGGCGCGGTCCTCATGCCGCACCTTCAACCCGGTCGCGCGTACGAGGAGCTGCCGTTTGCCAGCAGTCTGTGCGGCGCGTGCACTGAGATCTGCCCCGTGGGGATTCCGCTGCACGAACGATTGCTCGAATGGCGCGAGCGCGTCGTCGGCCGCGGCGAGCGATCCCGATTGGAAGCTGCGGCGTTTGCCGGCTGGACATGGCTCATGACGCATCCAACGATCTATCGATCCGGACGCCCACCGGCTGCTTGGATCAACGCGATGGCTGGTTGGTTCGCACCGGTGAAGCAATGGCAGAAGACGCGAGAACTGCCGCAAGTCGCGGGTGAGTCCTTTGCGCAGTGGTGGAGGAAGAACCGTGATGCCTGACGGCAGTTTGCGTGCGGCGGTCAACCAGATTGCGCGGATCACGGCGCGCCGGGCGCGCGTGCCGCATCCCGGCGCGGGGCCGCGCATGGAGATGGTAGAGTCGACTGCTGGCATGACGGCGCGATTCTCCGAGCGGCTCGATGCTCTTC includes these proteins:
- the lutA gene encoding Lactate utilization protein A, which encodes MGRSSDSPHGVSNQAPTHSAAPQRRVSLFVPCYVDQMFPRVAQSTVKLLDRLGVACEYDARQTCCGQPAFNSGYADEARRVAEHFVRVFADCETIVAPGGSCVSMVRNHFSHVLGREERVTHCVRELCEYVVNELGVTNVGASLPGRAALHMPCHMLRELDGAGPVRELLSHVRGLEIVDLPCDTWCCGFGGTFSVKYPELSTAMAETKLQQMRDAGVEYLISPESSCLMQLASVLRRVEEPARQDRALRTIRPFHVAEVLAGLGTCA
- the lutB gene encoding Lactate utilization protein B codes for the protein MRDDHAGFETASREKVADRRLAIQLHVSTGNSLAKTASLIEQTPQWQALRAHARQVKLHTLTHLDEYVQRFAAAAERNGATVSWAATGEDACAQTLAIARQHGVRRITKAKSMTNEEIGLNEALEAGGLEPVETDFGEMICQLAHVAPSHVTAPIIQWSIEEVARLLARTGFVDAIPPELQPGGGALDRSARLSAAARLVAAARVRLREKFMTAGMGISGANFAVADRGALVLVENEANIRLTTTLPGVHVAVVGIDKLIPRTADLGTFLTLLPVAATGQRQTSYVTFLRKPLGRLHIILLDNGRLNVLADEQHFDLLSCIRCGACMNACPVYRHVSGHGYEAVYPGPIGAVLMPHLQPGRAYEELPFASSLCGACTEICPVGIPLHERLLEWRERVVGRGERSRLEAAAFAGWTWLMTHPTIYRSGRPPAAWINAMAGWFAPVKQWQKTRELPQVAGESFAQWWRKNRDA